In the genome of Triticum urartu cultivar G1812 chromosome 5, Tu2.1, whole genome shotgun sequence, one region contains:
- the LOC125507579 gene encoding GDSL esterase/lipase At5g37690-like, whose protein sequence is MVTVSVAVNPLQLAGDPLQHSPLALHPRIWDSGRFSNGYNVADFIAKNLGFERSPPAYLSLKAHRRLIDTALLRGVSYASAGAGILDSTVSTSVVKLSQIERWLDGARIRRGAFTDGVRGRKREDEKLRERLDGARIPRSVFTSGAREGGRGREALYGSLISNYSATITDLYMMGARKIAIINVGLSGCLPMVRAHDARGACNDGVNELAAGFNGALKFFLADLAPRLPGLAYSLADGFAHRQALIANPQAAGFVNATSACCGSGRLGGEGGCLPTSNICGDSDGYVYWDWDKVDVATANRGHKVFGIVDDQASNLLKGAQSRSKVGSSLIGATKMAASSAYKDAQMGRPQRGCNKP, encoded by the exons ATGGTCACCGTCTCGGTCGCCGTGAACCCGTTGCAGCTCGCCGGTGACCCGTTGCAGCATTCGCCCCTGGCCCTCCAT CCAAGAATCTGGGATTCCGGAAGGTTCAGCAATGGCTACAATGTGGCCGACTTCATTG CCAAGAATCTGGGGTTCGAGAGGAGCCCTCCGGCTTATCTGTCGCTAAAAGCTCATCGTCGTCTGATCGACACTGCTCTGCTTAGAGGCGTAAGCTATGCTTCTGCAGGAGCTGGGATTCTCGATTCAACGGTAAGTACTAGTGTAGTAAAGTTGAGCCAGATCGAGAGAT ggttagatggAGCGCGGATACGGCGAGGCGCCTTCACGGACGGTGTGAGAGGGAGGAAGAGAGAGGACGAGAAGCTTCGAGAAA GATTAGATGGAGCGCGGATACCGCGAAGCGTTTTCACGAGCGGTGCGAGAGAGGGTGGGAGAGGACGAGAAGCTCTCTACGGCAGCCTAATCTCCAACTACTCCGCCACCATCACG GATCTGTACATGATGGGCGCGAGGAAGATCGCCATCATCAACGTGGGCCTGTCCGGATGTCTGCCAATGGTCCGCGCCCACGACGCAAGGGGCGCATGCAACGACGGCGTAAACGAGCTCGCGGCCGGATTCAATGGCGCCCTCAAGTTCTTCCTCGCCGACCTAGCGCCCAGGCTGCCGGGCCTCGCCTACTCACTCGCCGACGGCTTCGCCCACAGACAAGCCCTCATCGCTAACCCGCAGGCTGCCGGCTTCGTGAACGCGACCAGCGCGTGCTGTGGGAGCGGGAggctcggtggggagggcggTTGCCTGCCCACGTCGAACATCTGCGGCGACAGTGATGGCTACGTCTACTGGGACTGGGACAAGGTCGATGTTGCCACAGCGAATAGGGGCCACAAGGTTTTTGGCATAGTTGATGACCAGGCCAGTAACCTCCTCAAAGGAGCTCAAAGTCGAAGCAAAGTAGGATCATCCTTGATCGGCGCCACAAAGATGGCAGCATCATCTGCATACAAGGATGCACAGATGGGCCGACCACAAAGAGGATGCAACAAGCCTTGA